Proteins encoded together in one Campylobacter concisus window:
- a CDS encoding RNA recognition motif domain-containing protein, protein MNIYVGNLSYRTTEAELKEAFAQFGEVRRAKIVKDRETDRSKGFGFVEMDDANEGQRAIDALNEKELGGRTLRVNEARPRD, encoded by the coding sequence GTGAATATTTATGTAGGAAATTTGTCGTATAGAACGACAGAGGCAGAATTAAAGGAAGCCTTTGCACAATTTGGTGAAGTAAGGCGAGCAAAAATAGTAAAAGATAGAGAAACTGATCGCTCAAAAGGCTTTGGCTTTGTTGAAATGGACGATGCAAATGAGGGACAAAGGGCTATAGACGCGCTAAATGAAAAAGAACTAGGCGGACGTACTTTAAGGGTAAATGAGGCTAGACCAAGAGATTAA
- a CDS encoding DJ-1 family glyoxalase III, with protein MKKVAVILADGFEEIEALTSVDVLRRAGAIASIVGLNDVNIKGCHNICVKADVTLREMKELDYDAIVLPGGLPGASNLANDTRLKAILQNFDKSNKLICAICAAPMVLESAGVLKDHFVCYPGFEENVRSDKRGYDNGKSVLRDQNIITAKGPAFSMEFALFIVKNLLGDEAYLKAKNDLLYK; from the coding sequence ATGAAAAAAGTTGCTGTGATTTTAGCTGATGGATTTGAGGAGATAGAAGCACTAACTTCTGTTGATGTTTTACGTAGAGCTGGAGCGATAGCTTCTATTGTTGGGCTAAATGACGTAAATATCAAAGGATGTCACAATATATGCGTAAAAGCTGATGTGACACTTCGCGAGATGAAGGAGCTAGACTATGATGCGATCGTCCTTCCTGGCGGACTTCCAGGAGCTAGCAATCTAGCAAACGATACAAGGCTCAAAGCAATTTTGCAAAATTTTGATAAAAGCAATAAGCTTATTTGTGCCATTTGTGCTGCTCCTATGGTGCTTGAGAGTGCTGGTGTGCTAAAAGATCATTTTGTTTGTTATCCAGGATTTGAAGAAAATGTAAGAAGTGATAAAAGGGGCTATGATAACGGCAAGAGTGTATTGAGGGATCAAAATATTATTACAGCAAAAGGTCCTGCTTTTTCAATGGAATTTGCACTTTTTATAGTTAAAAATTTACTTGGCGATGAAGCGTATCTTAAAGCAAAGAATGATTTACTTTATAAATAG
- the efp gene encoding elongation factor P has protein sequence MASYSMGDLKKGLKIEIDGVPYKIVEYQHVKPGKGAAFVRAKIKSFIDGKVLEKTFHAGDKCEQPHLEEKEMQYLYDDGEYCQFMDTVTYEQVAISDEDVGDVKKWMIDGMMVEILFHNGNAIGVEVPQVVELKIVETPPNFKGDTQGGKKPATLESGAVVQIPFHVLEGEVIRVDTVRGEYIERANK, from the coding sequence ATGGCTTCATATTCAATGGGCGATCTAAAAAAGGGACTAAAGATCGAGATCGATGGCGTTCCTTATAAAATCGTAGAATATCAACACGTTAAACCGGGCAAAGGTGCAGCTTTTGTTCGTGCGAAAATCAAATCTTTTATCGACGGAAAAGTGCTTGAAAAGACTTTTCACGCAGGCGATAAATGCGAGCAACCACATCTTGAAGAAAAAGAGATGCAGTATCTTTATGATGATGGTGAGTATTGTCAATTTATGGATACGGTTACTTATGAACAAGTTGCTATTAGCGATGAGGATGTGGGTGATGTAAAAAAATGGATGATCGATGGCATGATGGTTGAAATTTTATTTCACAATGGCAATGCAATCGGCGTTGAAGTACCGCAAGTAGTTGAGCTAAAGATAGTTGAGACTCCACCAAATTTCAAGGGTGATACGCAAGGCGGTAAAAAGCCAGCTACTCTTGAGAGTGGCGCGGTAGTTCAGATACCATTTCACGTACTTGAAGGCGAAGTTATCCGTGTGGATACTGTTCGCGGCGAGTATATCGAGCGTGCGAATAAATAA
- a CDS encoding SelT/SelW/SelH family (seleno)protein has product MQVKIIYCNSUNYRPVASRVEDEIKANFSDARVEKVIGDGGNFIVEVDGDVIFSKKDRIGNDEARFPHGEEVTTLINKYLKEKSA; this is encoded by the coding sequence ATGCAAGTAAAAATTATTTACTGCAACTCTTGAAACTATCGTCCGGTAGCTTCTCGTGTAGAAGATGAAATAAAAGCGAACTTTAGTGATGCAAGAGTCGAAAAGGTTATAGGTGATGGTGGAAATTTCATCGTCGAGGTTGATGGAGATGTTATATTTTCTAAGAAAGATCGCATTGGAAATGATGAAGCGAGATTTCCTCACGGTGAAGAGGTCACAACTCTTATAAACAAATATCTCAAAGAAAAGTCGGCTTAA